The region TCTCTATTGCCCTTCAGGTTTTGGTCCTGCAACCGTACCTCATGCTCTTTATAGAAACTAGCAACGCCGGCCTATTAGCCCGCCAGATCAACTTCCCTTATCCCCTACAACCCTCCTAAAATATTAGATCTACAGTCGCGGCCCAACATCTCACCAAGCCGTCCACTCTTGCAAACATCGTTTTTGCAGATGGCTAATCGGGGGTTCCGAGACGGAGCGGGACTAAAACAACCATCATTTTGGTGAACAATTTCAACGCGTAGGACCGGGCATAGGAAGAACACGCCATGTCACCACTGAGATAAGGCAGAACAGTCGAGATTATTGCTCATCCGCGAACACTGTTTTTGCAACACTTCCTCGGAGGGACGAAGACACGGCAGTTAAGGAACCCTGAAAGCACGATCGATAGCAGTACAATCCTAAACCTGCTATTCTAGGAGCACCAGCAAGACCGTAGACGTGGTCTAAGCGTGCTATTCCTAGATCCCTGTGAGGATCTACCACGTCTGATAGCTTGCTTACTGGCTAAACTGCCACCAGTTAAACCGGAACAGCTCGCCCCCGGCCCCAGTAAAGCGAAAGAAGAGATCCCTGGTGCCTGTGGCGCCGCCAACAGCGCAATTAACGTTGGTCCATGTCTGCCAACCGCCAGTGCCAGGCACATTGCAGGTCCCGACAAGCGTGCCGCCGGTGCTGTTTAGGCGCACCTCGATCTTGCCGCCCGAAGTGGCGGACGAGACCCGCGCAGTGAAGGACTTGGCGCCGCTACCGAATGCGACGCCCTTGACCTTGATGTAATCTCCGTTATTGATGGACAACACATTCATACCGCCCTCGCTGCACGGCTCTGTCTGCACGCCCGATTCCCATGCAATGGTCTCGGCCTCCTGGCGCACGTAGGGGTTAAGGTTGCCGACCTGGGGTGCGCCGTCCTTGGACATGTTGATGACGGGAATGGAGCCGTTGGCGCCGTACGTGAAGGGCTCGACACAGACAGAGCGGGTgtagccgccgccgccgggcaGCGCGCCGTTGTGGTAAAAGAAGTAGGACGAGCCCTGGTAGTCGATCACGCCCGGGTGGTTGGTAAAGCTGCTGCCCTGGGTGGGCATCACGACACCGCCGTAGGTCCAGGGGCCGGTCGGGCCGGGCCCGGTCGAGTAGCCAATGTGCTCGGAGCAGCAGCTGGCGGCGAACACCATGTAGTATTTGCCCGTCCGCTTGTAGATCCAGGACCCTTCCTCATACGTGGTCGGCCGCTCGGCGTTGCCGGAGCGGGTGCCGAAGCCAGTCGTCGTCAACGTCACCGTGTTGATGTCGCCGCTGTATGACACCATATCCGGGTTCAGTTTGACGTACCACAGCCCCGGATTTCCCCAGTACATGTAGGCCTGgccgtcatcatcaatcCACACAGTCGGGTCGATCCCCCAGTTCTCGACCAGCGGCCTGCCCAGCGCGTCACGGAAGGGCCCTGTAGGGCTGTCGCTGACGCCCACGCCGACGGCCATGGCACCATTTCGGCGGCGCATCGAAGCGTACCAGTAAAACTTGCCATTGCGCTGGATCGTCTGTCCCGCCCACGCGTTAGCATCGGCCCAGCTAAAGGTCGCCAGGCTCATAGGCGAGCCGTGGTCCTGCCAGTTGACCATATCGACCGAAGAGAAGACGCGCCAATCCTTCATGACAAAGGTGGTCGACCCGGGCTCATCATGGCCAGTGTAGAGGTACACACGTCCATTGTGCACGAGCGGCGCCGGGTCGGTGGAGTATATGGTCTGAATAATAGGGTTGTCGGCCGTAGCCACGCTGGCCAGGGCGGCAGTGAGTAACGGCGCTGAGACTTTCATGGTCAGGCTAGGGTGAGCATTGGCTTGGGGACCGTGGATAATGTCGAGGACTGCGATCTGAGCCGATTCTCGAGTGCAATAACATCCTGATGTCGCAGCGATCAGGTCAAGAGTTGATATAATTTTCAGGGGTGAGATGTTCTCAATCAGCAAACGACAAACTGTGTACCTAGGACTCCGAAATTGACGGCCAGCGGCTTGCATATTATGTTATGATGCAATATACGTGCGTAGCTCATCACCGCTTTTGGCAAAGCGGACCCAACTTCCCGGTCGACATAAGCTCCCGTAGGCTTAGTCGTGAACCGCACCAGTCCGAAAAGGTTTCCGTTGTGACATTCCGATAACCGGGGCTTTATAACCTGTCCGACGGTCCCAGCGATATAAGCGCGCCAAGGGAAAATCACCACTTGCCGAacaatatataataaaggtTGCCGTATGTAATCGAGTGAGCAGGGGTCTACCCCATTAATCCCATCTTCATCTAAAAGCCTCTAAATTCGCCCCTATGTTTATCTTTCCATAACCCTTATACGGTCGTGCAAATGCGACCGTTAAATGTAGCTTATGGAGGCCATTAAAATGATCCTTTGTCTAGAAACTTTGGTGCAGAGAAGTTCAATGGAATCTACTATTGAAGTGTTCAACGGAATCTACCCCCTGTTTCTAAAGGGGCCCTTTTTTGCGGGCAACTTCATCGGAATCTACTATAGTCCATCGGAGAATAATAGATAGGGGCATCACGGCCGGCACGAGCACAACGGCGTCTCATATCCTCCTGGGCCATCGAGGCACCCCGGGCATCAGCAGCCGCCTGTATAGCGTCGTCGTCAACGACAATATGCGTATCTGGCTGCACAACCGCTACTCAACGCATGGGACCGCGGTCGGATACAATGGGCAGAACGAGAAGAAGATACGTTTAAATGAGATGTGGATCCTGGCGTTCGATCCCGGCGCGGAGAGTTCCTTTCGCCTCATCACCGTTGCCTCGAGCGGTCTCGCCATCCGCATCGAGTTTTCCAACCACCAAGGCAAAGAGGCACAGTATATTGAAAACCTACGCGCACTTATTAAGAAAGCTAAGGAAGACGAAGTCCCGGGCCTTACGGCCTCGACCTGGTCAGCCCGGCTGTGACCGAACCGCCGAGTGAAGCTCAGACCACCTCTGAACGCCTGATCTATTTCAAAGAACGTAAAATCGGGAGCGGCATATTCGGTCGCGTGTTCCGGCTCATCAGAGCCTGCGACGGCCAGTATTTCACTGGCAAGGTCTtcacgccgccgccgaccaGCAAAAAGAGGCGCCGCGGGGAGACCGACCCAGCATAGCTCATTGGGATTCGGAGAGAATATACCCTTGCGAAGGAAAATCCCCATATACGTTACTATTCTGtgttcctctccccccttccctcccttccctttcctcctttcttgcttttttctgtttcttttcctATAGTTTACCCAATATATATCAGGTGCGCTTCCCCAAGGTGTCTCGGGACCAGTGGCGTGCCTGTCCCAGACCTGGGTGGACATCCTGACGAATCAGTTGGATGAccaggaggagggtgtcgatGTTGAGTTGCTGCAGGACATGCTGGTTCTCGACCAGAAGAAGAGATCAAGTGCGTACCAGTGCCTCGAGGAGGGCCTCAGCAGTGGCTTATTCAGGCGACGAACCGTCGGCGGACTCGTCGCATGTGCCTGGACCCGCACTGGCCGCACTCCAGGCTAGCGAATAGTATATGCACCGATATAACCGCTCTTCAAACATGCTCACATACCACCCAGGCTTGGCGAACATGAGTGGAGAATGCAACGATTATGAGAAACTCGGAATGAATGTGTAATTAAGTGTCAATAGACGCGTCATGGTAGATAGATGAGGTACCTCGTCCTGCCGGAGCTGGAAATAGAGTGTGTGCCGTGATGGTTACCGCCCGGTTCTATTTTCAACTTTTTATGTTTATTTTCTGTTGGCGCTTAGCGGCTAAGCAGGTATCGAATGGCTGAGGGGAGTGGATGTAGAAAACCACAGGGCAATTTTCCTCAGTTTTCAGCAGATATTTCTGCCAGAATCGGCATCACATTTCCCTTGAATTGATTGTCTGGAAGTTCCCAAGTAACTCAATGAACCAATGATGGGCTTTGAATAGCAGAGCCAGGTTAATCAAAATAACCTCATTGGCCTGGTAAATCTGGGGGAAGAAAGACGGATCCTCAAAAAACTGACGAAGGTCATGATCATCTACCTTCACAAACACTAGACGACCGCGACTGAACCCCGGGCAAACGGAAGAAAGGTCCAGTCAAATCGTGCTTGGATCGGCGAGAGGCATCTTTCGAGTCGGGAAACTGGCGATCGACAGGAAACGGGAAATACGGGTGTCTGGAAAGTACCTAGTCAGCCAAATACCAAAGCAATCAGACTAGTCGAGATTAAAACTGTGtatacatacatatacaCGCTGCCAGGTGCCCAGGTGATCAGGAGAACACACAGTGCGAATCGATTTTGCGGCGGGTTTTGGAGTCGTGAAACTGAGAAATAAATAAGAACAGGACAATGCCTATTAACATACTTGTCATCAGCTATTATCAATTTCCCACCACTCTTTGAATACACTGTTGTGGTCTTTGCCAGCAAACCCCACAGATTGCCTAAATCATTTATAGACTCCCGTCCTAAAGGTGGCATGACACTGTACGACTGGCGTCATGGTACATGTatctaggtaggtaggtagtgggGATTTGGAGCCAGGAGTGTATATGCGGTTGTCGAGAAACATGATACATCACGACGGGCAGGCAGGAACGATTAATGCACTGAAAACGCAGATCCGTTCTCATTCGCCTCAAGATTCTGAACCCAACAGAGTCACCATGGCGGTTGAAGTACCGCGTGAGAGTTCAAAACTTCAATCTCTTGCCTGCCCAGATACACAttgccgcctccttctcaagaCCGCAGGAACAACCTTCTGAACTAACTGGGCTTGGTCTTCCGTTTGGCTGACTCCTGCCACAAAATGATTTCCGGCCTTCTCTTCCAGAGGGCAACCAGTTCGGCCGGCCCATCGGAATAGGCCTCCCTCATCTTAAGATATTTTAGGGCGCGCTCCCTCATCTCGAGATGGTCGGCCTGTGGCAAGTTGAAAGTTAGACAATGAACACAGGGGTCCATACCTATGGTAAGATACCTAAGGGAAAGGATATTGGAGGGTGGTTTATCTCAGTGAGTGGTATTTTTGTGTAGATAAGATATTCGTCACGCCCGGTGGCCTAGGTGGAGCAGGACAGTATATGTGTCAGCCAAGATACTCAACCCTGGACGTGTGAAGTGTATTTACCTCGATTTAAAAAGACTCTTTCCCACAGATATTTTCTAGACGCTCAGAGATCTCTCCCCGTCCAACTTTGTGTAGATGTAGACTTCGTGCCATTCCTCTGGAGCTGCCATCTTGCTTAGAGGCAGAAAACGGAACCTGGTACTGTTGGTGGTTAGCAGCAACTTCGGTATCTGGTATGGGTGAAGGTGAGGCAGAGATGCTTGAGGCCAGAATAGCCTCAAATAAATGACGGCTTAACCTACCCTTTTCACGTTTGGTTGCCCAAACCTGAAACACGCTTTGGAGATATGTGACTGAGCGTTCTGTGACGGTACTAAGACAATCTGGGGGTTGCAATAAGATATTTGTCTCGCAAAGGTAGGTGAAACCTGGAAGGGTAACAGCAATGGGTCATATAGGGGAGAATTCTATTTATTTTAGGATGACGTGAACATCTATGGGAAACAGTGTGTTGGAACGAAATTTCAAAAATAAACAGGTTGACTCTTCGCACTGTTCTATCTGCGTGAATGCTGGTCTGGGGTCACGGGGGCGGGATTGATCGGTTTGCCTCCCGCTCAGACTCGGCCGACAAATGACCTCACGAGTCACGTAGATACTTAGTCTCTTTCTTGATATCTACCTAGGTAGGGATCGATGAAACGAGAATACACGGCTCATGTGTCAGCAGGCCGGCCATCCAAAACAGTACCACACCTTACACCTCCTGCCAGAAACATAGAGTCTAAACGTCAAAAGCATTCAGCTCTTCCGAGAAACTTCTCCTCACGGTAATAGTATCGGTCATCATCACGAGTGACCTAGAGACATGTCAGGTCTGTGACAAAAGGGACACGTGACGACACTGTTGGTTTGACCGTTTGAGTGGGTGTGAGTTTTGGCGTGTCAGTAATTCCCAACACCGTGTAACATTAAGTAAGTAGGCAGTTCGTGAAGCACGCATCCCACTCTAGAATCTGGTCTCCGTTCCGAATTTGAAGTtggtttgtttacttttggTGGAGCCACCCCTAAGCCCAATGTCTAGCAGTACTATCAAGAATTCTAAACGCTTTGCCCAAGGGCGCTTAGAGCTTAAATTCCTTAAGGAGTTCAACCTCTAAGCTACACCAGTCCTCATATCCGTCCCAATCACTCAACTAAATCAGAATCGCCCCCAAGTAGGGCACTAGACTCCTCTTCCTTATCTGTCCCCTCGCCGATCATCTTGGTCGGGGATAAAAGGAGGTTTTGTAAGAATTTGTACAGTGCTGCTCTCCAGGCGGTGGGTTCGTTCGTGTCGGCAGCAGGTGGATCAGGTGGCACTATCACAGTTACAGTGCGTCTCCAACCTAGCCTTCTGGACCCGATAAGTGTGTCGTTGAACCCACGCTTTTTGCAGGCCTGTTCGTAGAGCTGATCGAGTTCGTCCTACCAAGCAACTTTAGTAAGTTTTCAAGAATACAGGTACCACTGGATTaacaaaaaaggaaaaggtaCGTACTTCGCTTACTTCCCGGTCGGACCAAATAACCCAACGATTGCTACCTTTCATTTAGGGAAACGGGTAGTATTAGCAAGAGCGCAGTGGTGAGGTTTTGGAGCTTGGCTAACCGTCAATCTGTATAGATTCTTCCCCAGCAAAGTGTAAAGTGCAACTAAAAGTTGACCAGTGTCTCCACACGGGGTCTGGAGGTAGACTAGGTGGATGGTCTTGTAGACCACGGGCGGGCCCCTCGGTTTCAGGAAAGGAAATAGAGGCTTTGAATGAGACCCACCCATTAGCAAGACAGCCAGGTAGGGTAATCTGGAAAGTGCAAAGATTGCACGCCTTGTCGTTTTAAGGTTCAGGAGCGGCTGTAATCAAGTCAGGCAAAGAGTACCTTCACATACAACAAGAATGAAATTTTATCGAACAAAGCAAAATACTAAAGAATGTCCACGGCAAACAGTCCTAGTAGAGATCATCATTGAAAGTGGCACGCAGATATACGGTGTGACATCTACATGTCGAGAAGCCGAAACGAAACACTGTATTAGCTGCGGGGCTAAAAGGGAGCAGGTGACGCAGGTGGTCCATATAATGGGACTGGATGAAAGAAACTGCGCAGTGTTCAAACTGTTGGTTCCTAAATGAAAGCATAAGTTGCCGCAAATTGGGTGGTATATGGTTGAAGAGGGCACATAGTAGCTCAAGCATCATGTGTTCTTGGTGACTAGTTAAAGCCCATAATTTAAAAGGCATGATGTGCGAAGCATTTAGAATGCAGTTTATTGCACCATAGTTCAAAATTCTCTCATGACACAAGTCCCGCTCAAATAGAGCATTCGCAGGTCCAGGTCGAGAATTGTGTTAGTGGGTAGGTAAGTAACTTGGAAACAAGATGTAGGCCGAACCCCCTTTTTTAGGCATATGGCTTGGTCGCCAATGGCCATCGGACTGCTTCTTTATTTGGATGGAAGGCCCAACTAAACAAGAATTCACTTATTAGTAGCATAGGTCTTGATTGTAGTCTTTGTTTACTTAGGTGGAGACCCCCTTTTATTTGGGTGGAGTCCCCCTGAAACCCTGAAATCCAGTTCTCCCAGTTTGCTACCCGAGGCTCCTGACATGCACCTACCTTTAGCCATCTAACTACTAGGGAATTTCGTGATTCATCTGCAATTCTATTGCTGTTACAAAGGTATCCCAGTTGTCTGACATTTGTAGAACTGGATTAATATGCTAAGCAGGTGCGTGGAACTGCCCTCAATGGTTGGCATGAATGACATCGCTTTGCATTTAAATAAGTTGAGTTTCAATGAGCCGCAGCGAAGTTTCTGCTTCCCGTCACTGAACTTGCC is a window of Podospora pseudopauciseta strain CBS 411.78 chromosome 1, whole genome shotgun sequence DNA encoding:
- a CDS encoding hypothetical protein (COG:G; EggNog:ENOG503NY2E; CAZy:GH43; antiSMASH:Cluster_5; CAZy:CBM6; CAZy:CBM36); amino-acid sequence: MQAAGRQFRSPRYTVCRLLIENISPLKIISTLDLIAATSGCYCTRESAQIAVLDIIHGPQANAHPSLTMKVSAPLLTAALASVATADNPIIQTIYSTDPAPLVHNGRVYLYTGHDEPGSTTFVMKDWRVFSSVDMVNWQDHGSPMSLATFSWADANAWAGQTIQRNGKFYWYASMRRRNGAMAVGVGVSDSPTGPFRDALGRPLVENWGIDPTVWIDDDGQAYMYWGNPGLWYVKLNPDMVSYSGDINTVTLTTTGFGTRSGNAERPTTYEEGSWIYKRTGKYYMVFAASCCSEHIGYSTGPGPTGPWTYGGVVMPTQGSSFTNHPGVIDYQGSSYFFYHNGALPGGGGYTRSVCVEPFTYGANGSIPVINMSKDGAPQVGNLNPYVRQEAETIAWESGVQTEPCSEGGMNVLSINNGDYIKVKGVAFGSGAKSFTARVSSATSGGKIEVRLNSTGGTLVGTCNVPGTGGWQTWTNVNCAVGGATGTRDLFFRFTGAGGELFRFNWWQFSQIAGLGLYCYRGSLTAVSSSLRGSVAKTVFADEQ
- a CDS encoding hypothetical protein (antiSMASH:Cluster_5; EggNog:ENOG503PCW2) — protein: MRIWLHNRYSTHGTAVGYNGQNEKKIRLNEMWILAFDPGAESSFRLITVASSGLAIRIEFSNHQGKEAHPAVTEPPSEAQTTSERLIYFKERKIGSGIFGRVFRLIRACDGQYFTGKVFTPPPTSKKRRRGETDPA